Proteins encoded together in one Micromonospora auratinigra window:
- a CDS encoding DUF2231 domain-containing protein, whose amino-acid sequence MPDTVNGLPLHPLVVHAVVVLLPLAALGVVALAVRPSWRGRFGVLVVVIAALATAAIPVATQSGESLEHRVGDPGRHAELGDTLLWFALPLLVAAVALVWLHRRATRTAEDGTTARTGALGVVVAVLAVVVAAGNLVQVYRVGDSGAKAVWGDTPAATAGQGDGD is encoded by the coding sequence GTGCCCGACACCGTCAACGGACTCCCGCTGCACCCGCTCGTGGTGCACGCCGTGGTGGTCCTCCTGCCGCTGGCCGCGCTCGGCGTGGTCGCGCTGGCCGTCCGACCCTCCTGGCGGGGGCGCTTCGGCGTGCTCGTGGTGGTGATCGCCGCGCTGGCCACCGCTGCGATCCCGGTGGCCACCCAGAGCGGGGAGAGCCTGGAGCACCGGGTGGGCGACCCGGGCCGGCACGCCGAGCTGGGGGACACGCTGCTCTGGTTCGCGTTGCCGCTGCTGGTCGCCGCGGTCGCGCTGGTCTGGCTGCACCGCCGGGCCACCCGGACCGCCGAGGACGGGACGACCGCCCGTACCGGTGCGCTGGGAGTGGTGGTCGCGGTGCTGGCCGTGGTGGTGGCGGCGGGCAACCTGGTCCAGGTCTACCGGGTGGGTGACTCCGGCGCGAAGGCCGTCTGGGGGGACACCCCGGCGGCGACCGCCGGCCAGGGCGACGGCGACTGA